A genomic segment from Dioscorea cayenensis subsp. rotundata cultivar TDr96_F1 unplaced genomic scaffold, TDr96_F1_v2_PseudoChromosome.rev07_lg8_w22 25.fasta BLBR01000873.1, whole genome shotgun sequence encodes:
- the LOC120255178 gene encoding dehydrin DHN1-like: MAEEEKQVQDVEVKERGLLDFMGKKEEKKEDEELVFVSGVEKVEVEEKPNDQEKHGILEKLQRTHSSSSSSSDEEEIDENGEKKRKKKKGLTEKIKEKLSTGEEEKTEVNEYEKSSVVTDDKNSVIIVEKLEGTSLKDDETPAEENKGFLEKIKEKLPMQSKKPSEEEVVTVECKESGKEEKKGFLEKIKEKLPGYHKNEKEEVTTESIANASST; this comes from the exons ATGGCTGAAGAGGAAAAGCAGGTTCAGGATGTGGAAGTGAAGGAGAGGGGCTTGTTAGATTTCATGGGGAAAAAggaggaaaagaaagaagatgaggaaCTGGTCTTTGTAAGTGGGGTGGAAAAAGTGGAAGTGGAGGAGAAACCTAATGATCAAGAGAAGCATGGAATTCTTGAGAAGCTGCAACGTACTCACAGTAGCTCTAGTTCT TCtagtgatgaagaagaaatagatgagaatggagagaagaagaggaagaagaagaagggactGACAGAGAAGATCAAGGAGAAGTTGAGCACCGGAGAGGAGGAGAAAACAGAGGTTAATGAATACGAAAAATCATCAGTTGTTACTGACGATAAAAATTCAGTAATCATAGTAGAAAAATTGGAAGGAACATCACTAAAAGATGATGAAACTCCGGCAGAAGAAAACAAGGGATTCTTGGAGAAGATCAAGGAGAAACTGCCCATGCAAAGCAAGAAACCAAGTGAAGAGGAAGTTGTTACAGTTGAATGCAAGGAAAGTGgtaaggaggagaagaaggggttcttggaaaagataaaggagaagCTTCCTGGTTATCATAAGAATGAGAAGGAGGAGGTCACTACTGAGAGCATTGCTAATGCGAGTAGTACCTAG
- the LOC120255179 gene encoding uncharacterized protein LOC120255179 has protein sequence MVALFLYILSHHAKNRIVKREFVRSGETISRQFGLVLLSVLRLHTELFKKPDPVPQDSTDLRWKWFKNCLGALDGTYIKVNVPEVDKPRYRTRKGEIATNVLGVCSQDLQFIYILPGWEGSIADSRVLRSALSRTNGVKVPQGFYYLCDAGYTNGEGFLVPYRGQCYHLNEWRQNNHPQSKEELFNYKHSSARNVIERCFGLLKMRWAILRDRSWYPVKTHCRIISACALLHNHIRREMALDPLEAELDESYADFEPFSNVQSIQYIEASNAWTTFRDNLAQEMWNEWQASRNQA, from the exons ATGGTTGCTTTATTCCTCTATATCCTTTCTCATCATGCTAAGAATAGGATTGTAAAAAGAGAATTTGTAAGGAGTGGAGAGACAATAAGTAGGCAATTTGGTCTTGTCTTACTCTCTGTATTGAGGTTGCATacagaattatttaaaaaaccagATCCCGTGCCTCAAGACTCCACAGACCTTCGATGGAAATGGTTTaag AATTGTTTAGGTGCTTTAGATGGGACTTATATAAAGGTCAATGTTCCTGAAGTTGACAAGCCTAGATACAGGACAAGGAAAGGAGAAATTGCCACTAATGTTCTAGGAGTGTGTTCACAAGATTTGCAATTCATATACATATTACCTGGGTGGGAAGGTTCTATAGCAGATTCTAGGGTACTACGAAGTGCACTTTCTAGGACAAATGGTGTAAAAGTTCCTCAAG GTTTTTACTATCTTTGTGATGCGGGTTATACGAATGGGGAGGGATTCTTAGTTCCATATAGAGGCCAATGTTACCATTTGAATGAATGGAGACAAAATAATCATCCACAATCAAAAGAAGAATTGTTCAACTACAAACACTCAAGTGCACGGAATGTTATTGAAAGGTGTTTTGGACTGTTGAAAATGAGATGGGCAATACTTAGAGATAGGTCTTGGTACCCAGTTAAAACACATTGTCGAATTATAAGTGCATGTGCACTGCTACATAATCATATTAGGAGGGAGATGGCTCTTGATCCACTAGAGGCTGAATTGGATGAGTCATATGCGGATTTCGAACCTTTCTCAAATGTACAAAGTATCCAATACATTGAGGCTTCCAATGCATGGACAACTTTTAGAGACAACTTGGCTCAAGAAATGTGGAATGAATGGCAAGCTTCTAGGAATCAAGCTTGA
- the LOC120255180 gene encoding uncharacterized protein At2g29880-like translates to MENLTSQAGVKTNKRNNHQWTPGKDKILIECCLELVNQGWRADNGFKTGYLSQLQKWMAEKIPNCKIMGDPHIKSRMRILKSQFRELKEMRSQSGFGWDDANKCVTCEDDVWYSWLKSHKEAAGLRNKHFPYFDELAIIFGKDQATGDGAEFASESVEALERENSTLAAAKAASEAHEAMKNMVEDDYFGVDIELENECVFISENACDDSSNASCKKVRHKRKCKVNQVFLQKNRRNRDQLRIQLMIPSPSTWKDFTIFVEQSKR, encoded by the exons ATGGAGAATTTAACAAGTCAAGCAGGTGTAAAgacaaacaagagaaacaacCATCAGTGGACTCCAGGGAAggacaaaattttaattgaatgtTGCTTGGAGCTTGTGAACCAAGGTTGGAGAGCAGATAATGGCTTCAAGACAGGATATTTGAGTCAACTACAAAAATGGATGGCTGAAAAGATCCCCAACTGCAAAATCATGGGTGATCCTCATATTAAATCTAGGATGAGGATACTTAAATCACAATTTAGAGAACTAAAGGAGATGAGGAGCCAATCTGGGTTTGGATGGGATGATGCAAACAAATGTGTAACCTGTGAGGATGATGTATGGTATTCTTGGTTGAAG AGTCACAAAGAGGCCGCTGGACTTAGAAACAAGCACTTCCCTTACTTTGATGAGCTAGCAATCATTTTTGGGAAGGATCAAGCAACTGGAGATGGAGCAGAATTCGCAAGTGAATCTGTGGAAGCTTTAGAAAGGGAGAACTCAACACTCGCAGCAGCCAAAGCAGCTTCTGAAGCTCATgaagcaatgaaaaacatggtTGAAGATGACTACTTTGGTGTGGATATTGAGTTAGAAAATGAGTGTGTCTTCATCTCTGAAAATGCTTGCGATGACTCCTCAAATGCTTCATGCAAAAAAGTAAGGCACAAGAGAAAATGCAAGGTGAATCAAGTGTTCCTccaaaaaaacagaagaaacaGAGATCAACTAAGGATCCAATTGATGATTCCTTCTCCAAGCACATGGAAAGATTTTACGATATTTGTGGAGCAAAGCAAGAGATAG